A single Methylobacterium sp. 17Sr1-1 DNA region contains:
- a CDS encoding chemotaxis protein CheX — MSSAASAGLTEMQQDAFTELVNIGVSRAAASLRQMIGTQVLLSVPSVEIVSRQAAARLIGEREAAPLVVVHQDFEGAFAGRALLIFPQENGRELVRAVAGEELSPEEVAALEDEALAETGNIILNGCLATMANMLQRTLTMSLPGIVRGDGPRIFGLETGEAAGADALVLFLYIDFSVSERDIRGYLAMLMDLPSLENLRLLVDEFIARALGDLDA; from the coding sequence ATGAGTTCCGCTGCATCGGCGGGCCTGACCGAGATGCAGCAGGACGCCTTCACCGAGCTCGTCAATATCGGGGTCAGCCGCGCCGCCGCGAGCCTGCGTCAGATGATCGGCACCCAGGTGCTGCTCTCGGTGCCCTCCGTCGAGATCGTCTCGCGCCAGGCCGCCGCGCGGCTGATCGGCGAGCGCGAGGCGGCGCCGCTCGTGGTGGTGCACCAGGATTTCGAAGGCGCCTTCGCGGGGCGCGCCCTGCTGATCTTCCCGCAGGAGAACGGCCGCGAGCTGGTCCGGGCCGTCGCCGGCGAGGAACTGTCGCCCGAGGAGGTCGCCGCCCTCGAGGACGAGGCGTTGGCCGAGACCGGCAACATCATCCTCAACGGCTGCCTCGCCACCATGGCGAACATGCTCCAGCGCACGCTCACCATGTCGCTGCCCGGCATCGTGCGCGGGGACGGCCCGCGGATCTTCGGGCTGGAGACCGGCGAGGCGGCGGGGGCCGACGCCCTGGTGCTGTTCCTCTACATCGACTTCTCGGTGAGCGAGCGCGACATTCGCGGCTACCTGGCGATGCTGATGGACCTGCCGTCGCTGGAGAACCTGCGGCTCCTGGTCGACGAGTTCATCGCCCGCGCCCTCGGCGATCTCGACGCATGA
- a CDS encoding response regulator, whose translation MSQPPTAPAPVTVLVVDDSKLARAVAVRLLRQARPDWVAREAANADEAATIVAAEPVDMALLDFNMPGKDGLALAEDLRTTRPGMPIAVISANIQDEVIARARELEATFLAKPLTGEALAGFLSGVSLRLRRGGTP comes from the coding sequence ATGTCGCAGCCTCCGACCGCCCCCGCGCCCGTCACCGTCCTCGTCGTCGACGACAGCAAGCTCGCGCGCGCCGTCGCCGTGCGGCTGCTGCGGCAGGCCCGGCCGGACTGGGTCGCGCGCGAGGCCGCCAATGCCGACGAGGCGGCGACCATCGTGGCGGCCGAGCCCGTCGACATGGCGCTCCTCGACTTCAACATGCCGGGCAAGGACGGCCTCGCCCTCGCGGAGGACCTGCGCACGACGCGGCCGGGGATGCCGATCGCGGTGATCTCCGCCAACATCCAGGACGAGGTGATCGCCCGCGCCCGCGAGCTCGAGGCGACGTTCCTGGCCAAGCCCCTCACCGGCGAGGCGCTGGCGGGCTTCCTCTCGGGCGTGAGCTTACGCCTGCGCCGGGGCGGCACGCCGTGA
- a CDS encoding L,D-transpeptidase family protein yields the protein MAPRRRTGRNAGAAATLAVLLAAQAGLPAARAEGVAAAAPGAVATTPPPAITTIPDVPKDSSGKDATRAGIDVLPPGPDSFKPVTAVPDPADAPKPASTTEPAPVLPDSAPTQPASLPGNPAPAEAAPAPAEAAAPALPPPAPGDPVAEVVAARLADPNFTLIRRLNTKQREAMQAFYALGAFKSVWLTETGWSDAAKAVIARLQAAGEDGLDPLAYPIPLLDPPHAKPADRAEADLKLSAAAVLYARDARGGRIEPSRLSRFITPKLDLPSADAVLTRLTPAGAAAGGLLQAYNPGQPGYLALKAKLASLRAQQPNRAVPMVRLPKGPALKTGMRDPRVPLIRARFGLGGATDATAYDEGVATAVASFQRQRGMKASGVLDPATVAALAGPAPDRQEADLLANMERWRWLPADLGRTHVFVNIPEYNVRVIRDGRVLDEARVIVGKPDSPTPIFSGEMTYAVVNPSWTVPPSILKSQFLPGLARDPNYAARLGYQVVKRGNGIAIRQPPGERNALGFIKFMFPNDHAVYLHDTPNRSLFSRSERALSHGCVRVDDPFRFAQVVLGPRWPTERLKTLIGKGERTVMLPEKLPVHLAYFTLEADGSGPLRSLPDLYGINARVKVALGLSTEALPPEAGHKPKVAGSRPAATPPGHPGTAPRPHRDLAQQQQAAPRPSPRRPVATATEPEEPAVVQPAPDYFGETGAIRRGWW from the coding sequence ATGGCTCCCAGGCGCAGGACCGGCCGGAACGCGGGCGCGGCAGCGACCCTCGCGGTGCTGCTGGCGGCGCAAGCCGGCCTGCCGGCGGCGCGGGCCGAAGGCGTCGCCGCGGCGGCACCGGGGGCCGTGGCCACGACGCCGCCTCCCGCGATCACGACGATCCCGGACGTGCCCAAGGATTCGTCCGGGAAGGACGCGACCCGGGCCGGCATCGACGTCCTCCCGCCCGGCCCGGACAGTTTCAAGCCCGTCACGGCGGTGCCCGATCCCGCCGACGCGCCGAAGCCGGCCTCCACGACCGAGCCCGCTCCCGTCCTGCCCGACTCCGCCCCGACCCAGCCCGCGAGCCTGCCGGGCAATCCGGCGCCCGCGGAGGCGGCCCCCGCCCCGGCGGAGGCGGCCGCGCCCGCCCTGCCCCCGCCCGCCCCCGGCGACCCGGTCGCCGAGGTGGTGGCCGCACGCCTCGCCGACCCGAACTTCACCCTGATCCGCCGCCTCAATACGAAGCAGCGCGAGGCGATGCAGGCCTTCTACGCGCTCGGCGCCTTCAAGTCGGTCTGGCTCACCGAGACCGGCTGGAGCGACGCCGCCAAGGCGGTGATCGCCCGGCTCCAGGCGGCGGGCGAGGACGGGCTCGACCCCCTCGCCTACCCGATCCCGCTCCTCGATCCGCCCCACGCCAAGCCCGCCGACCGGGCCGAGGCCGACCTGAAGCTCTCGGCGGCGGCCGTGCTCTACGCCCGCGACGCCCGCGGCGGCCGCATCGAGCCGTCGCGCCTGTCGCGCTTCATCACCCCGAAGCTCGACCTGCCCTCCGCCGATGCGGTGCTGACCCGCCTCACCCCGGCAGGCGCCGCCGCCGGCGGCCTGCTCCAGGCCTACAATCCGGGGCAGCCCGGCTACCTCGCCCTGAAGGCGAAGCTCGCGAGCCTGCGCGCCCAGCAGCCGAACCGCGCCGTGCCGATGGTGCGCCTGCCCAAGGGCCCGGCGCTGAAGACCGGCATGCGCGACCCGCGGGTGCCGCTGATCCGCGCCCGGTTCGGGCTCGGCGGCGCGACCGATGCCACCGCCTACGACGAGGGCGTGGCGACGGCGGTGGCGAGCTTCCAGCGCCAGCGCGGCATGAAGGCCAGCGGCGTGCTTGATCCGGCCACCGTGGCGGCGCTCGCCGGCCCCGCGCCGGACCGGCAGGAGGCCGACCTCCTCGCCAACATGGAGCGCTGGCGCTGGCTGCCGGCGGATCTCGGCCGCACCCACGTCTTCGTCAACATCCCCGAATACAATGTGCGGGTGATCCGCGACGGCCGCGTCCTCGATGAAGCGCGGGTGATCGTCGGCAAGCCCGATTCGCCGACGCCGATCTTCTCCGGCGAGATGACCTACGCGGTGGTCAACCCGTCCTGGACGGTGCCGCCCTCGATCCTCAAGAGCCAGTTCCTCCCCGGCCTCGCCCGCGACCCGAACTACGCGGCGCGCCTGGGCTATCAGGTGGTCAAGCGCGGCAACGGCATCGCCATCCGGCAGCCGCCGGGCGAGCGCAACGCCCTCGGCTTCATCAAGTTCATGTTCCCCAACGACCACGCGGTCTACCTGCACGACACGCCGAACCGCAGCCTGTTCTCCCGCTCGGAGCGGGCGCTGAGCCACGGCTGCGTGCGCGTCGACGATCCGTTCCGCTTCGCGCAGGTCGTGCTCGGGCCGCGCTGGCCGACCGAGCGGCTGAAGACACTGATCGGCAAGGGCGAGCGCACGGTGATGCTGCCCGAGAAGCTGCCGGTGCACCTGGCCTACTTCACGCTGGAGGCCGACGGCTCCGGACCCCTGCGCAGCCTGCCCGATCTCTACGGCATCAACGCCCGGGTGAAGGTGGCGCTCGGCCTCTCGACCGAGGCGCTGCCGCCGGAGGCCGGCCACAAGCCGAAGGTCGCCGGCTCGAGACCCGCCGCGACCCCTCCCGGCCATCCCGGCACGGCCCCGCGCCCGCATCGCGATCTCGCGCAGCAGCAGCAGGCCGCACCCCGCCCGAGCCCCCGCCGCCCGGTCGCCACCGCGACCGAGCCCGAGGAGCCGGCGGTGGTCCAGCCGGCGCCGGATTACTTCGGCGAGACCGGGGCGATCCGGCGGGGCTGGTGGTAG
- a CDS encoding sigma-54 dependent transcriptional regulator, protein MTTTVLIVDDDPVQRRLAEAMVRRLGFEAVVAESGAAGLDAIRAPDSSIDVVLLDLAMPGGLDGLGVLAELRKAGIDTPVIVQTANGSIDAVVNAMRAGAVDFVVKPAGPERLQVSIRNALQVDQLQDEIRRMRRRASGALSFRDLTSKSPDMGRVMRLAERAAKSNIPVLIEGESGVGKEVLARAIQGSGDRRGKPFVTVNCGAIPDNLVESTLFGHEKGAFTGATERHLGKFVEASGGTLFLDEIGELPLDAQVKLLRALQEGEVDPVGGRKSVRVDIRLISATNRSLLDLVKQGRFREDLYYRLNVFPMTLPPLRARREDIPDLARSFCARFAAEEGKRVRGIAAEAMALVTRYDWPGNVRQLENALFRAVVLADGDELTVAEFPQIAAQVEGFDVRIPPLPASPEPGAGPAPVREIVRVEVRDPHALSLVAEETGEMKTMEGLEGEIIRYALQFYRGRMSEVSRRLGIGRSTLYRKLKELGLDDEKAEDAA, encoded by the coding sequence ATGACCACCACGGTCCTCATCGTCGACGACGATCCCGTGCAGCGCCGGCTGGCGGAGGCCATGGTGCGGCGCCTCGGGTTCGAGGCCGTGGTGGCCGAGAGCGGCGCGGCCGGCCTCGACGCGATCCGGGCGCCCGATTCCAGCATCGACGTGGTGCTCCTCGACCTCGCGATGCCGGGCGGCCTCGACGGGCTCGGGGTGCTGGCCGAACTGCGCAAGGCCGGCATCGACACCCCCGTCATCGTCCAGACCGCGAACGGCTCGATCGACGCCGTGGTCAACGCCATGCGGGCCGGCGCGGTCGATTTCGTGGTCAAGCCCGCCGGCCCCGAGCGGCTCCAGGTCTCGATCCGCAACGCGCTCCAGGTCGACCAACTCCAGGACGAGATCCGGCGCATGCGCCGGCGCGCCTCGGGCGCCCTCTCGTTCCGCGACCTCACCTCGAAGAGCCCCGACATGGGCCGGGTGATGCGGCTCGCCGAGCGGGCGGCGAAATCGAACATCCCGGTGCTGATCGAGGGCGAATCCGGCGTCGGCAAGGAGGTGCTGGCCCGCGCGATCCAGGGCTCGGGCGACCGCCGCGGCAAGCCCTTCGTCACGGTCAATTGCGGGGCGATCCCCGACAACCTCGTCGAATCGACCCTGTTCGGCCACGAGAAGGGCGCCTTCACCGGCGCCACCGAGCGGCATCTCGGCAAGTTCGTCGAGGCCTCCGGCGGCACGCTCTTCCTCGACGAGATCGGCGAGCTGCCCCTCGACGCGCAGGTGAAGCTCCTGCGCGCGCTCCAGGAGGGCGAGGTCGATCCGGTCGGCGGCCGCAAGAGCGTGCGGGTCGACATCCGGCTGATCTCGGCGACGAACCGCTCGCTCCTCGACCTCGTGAAGCAGGGCCGCTTCCGCGAGGACCTGTATTACCGCCTCAACGTCTTCCCGATGACCCTGCCGCCCCTGCGGGCCCGGCGCGAGGACATCCCCGACCTCGCCCGCTCGTTCTGCGCCCGCTTCGCGGCGGAAGAAGGCAAGCGGGTGCGGGGCATCGCCGCGGAGGCGATGGCGCTGGTCACCCGCTACGACTGGCCCGGCAACGTGCGCCAGCTCGAGAACGCACTGTTTCGCGCCGTGGTGCTGGCCGACGGCGACGAGCTGACCGTGGCGGAGTTCCCGCAGATCGCCGCCCAGGTCGAGGGCTTCGACGTGCGCATCCCGCCCCTGCCGGCCTCGCCAGAGCCCGGCGCCGGGCCGGCCCCGGTGCGGGAGATCGTCCGGGTCGAGGTGCGCGACCCCCACGCCCTCTCCCTCGTCGCCGAGGAGACGGGCGAGATGAAGACGATGGAGGGGCTGGAAGGCGAGATCATCCGCTACGCCCTGCAATTCTACCGCGGGCGGATGTCGGAAGTCTCGCGCCGGCTCGGCATCGGCCGTTCCACACTCTATCGCAAGTTGAAGGAGCTCGGCCTCGACGACGAGAAGGCCGAGGACGCCGCCTGA
- a CDS encoding M3 family oligoendopeptidase — translation MPLSAAAPSDSALSTAKATARAVDLGPLPEWDLSDLYAGLDDPAFAEDLARAEAECRGFAESYRGRVRDLVSGEGASDRLGTAVAAYEAIEDRLGRLMSYAGLVYSGDTTDPARAKFYGDTQERLTNAASDLLFFTLELNRIEDALIDAAAAHPPLARYRPWLEDIRREKPHQLSDEAEKLFLEKSVTGRAAWNRLFDETIASLRFPLRGEELTLEPTLNKLQDPDETVRRDAASALSTVFRGNLRVFTLITNTLAKDKEISDRWRGFSDVSDARHLANRVERDTVEALVAAVQAAYPRLSHRYYKLKARWFGRDDLAYWDRNAPLPKVEQRTIPWAEARETVLSAYGAFSPKMAEIARRFFDGGWIDAPVRPGKAPGAFAHPTVPSAHPFVLVNYQGKPRDVMTLAHELGHGVHQVLAGPNGALMAPTPLTLAETASVFGEMLTFRRVLEATTDPVQRRAMLAAKVEDMINTVVRQIAFYTFERKVHLARREGELTAEAINALWMSVQAESLGPAIRLDEGYEPYWAYIPHFIHSPFYVYAYAFGDCLVNSLYGVYQRASGDPAAEEGFVERYFALLAAGGSRPYGELLAPFGLDARDPAFWQIGLSMIEGMIAELEAMEG, via the coding sequence ATGCCGCTGAGTGCCGCCGCGCCGTCCGACAGCGCCCTGAGCACCGCGAAGGCCACGGCCCGCGCCGTCGATCTCGGGCCGCTGCCGGAATGGGACCTGTCGGACCTCTATGCCGGCCTCGACGACCCGGCCTTCGCCGAGGACCTCGCCCGTGCCGAGGCCGAGTGCCGCGGCTTCGCCGAGAGCTATCGCGGCCGCGTCCGGGACCTCGTCTCCGGCGAGGGGGCGTCCGACCGGCTCGGGACCGCGGTGGCCGCCTACGAGGCGATCGAGGACCGGCTCGGCCGGCTGATGTCCTATGCCGGTCTCGTCTATTCGGGCGACACCACCGATCCGGCCCGGGCGAAGTTCTACGGCGACACCCAGGAGCGGCTGACGAACGCCGCGAGCGACCTGCTGTTCTTCACCCTCGAGCTGAACCGGATCGAGGATGCGCTGATCGACGCGGCCGCCGCCCACCCGCCGCTCGCGCGCTACCGCCCCTGGCTCGAGGACATCCGCCGCGAGAAGCCGCACCAGCTGAGCGACGAGGCGGAGAAGCTCTTCCTCGAGAAGTCGGTGACCGGCCGCGCCGCCTGGAACCGGCTGTTCGACGAGACGATCGCGTCCTTGCGCTTCCCGCTGCGCGGCGAGGAGCTGACGCTGGAGCCAACGCTCAACAAGCTCCAGGACCCCGACGAGACCGTGCGGCGGGACGCGGCGAGCGCGCTCAGCACCGTGTTCCGGGGCAACCTGCGGGTGTTCACGCTGATCACCAACACGCTCGCCAAGGACAAGGAGATCTCCGACCGCTGGCGCGGCTTCAGCGACGTGTCGGATGCCCGCCACCTCGCCAACCGGGTCGAGCGCGACACCGTCGAGGCGCTGGTCGCCGCCGTCCAGGCCGCCTATCCGCGCCTGTCGCACCGCTATTACAAGTTGAAGGCGCGGTGGTTCGGTCGGGACGACCTCGCCTACTGGGACCGCAACGCGCCGCTGCCGAAGGTCGAGCAACGCACGATCCCCTGGGCCGAGGCGCGCGAGACCGTGCTGTCGGCCTACGGCGCCTTCTCCCCGAAGATGGCCGAGATCGCCCGGCGCTTCTTCGACGGCGGCTGGATCGACGCGCCGGTGCGCCCCGGCAAGGCGCCGGGCGCCTTCGCCCACCCGACCGTGCCCTCGGCCCACCCCTTCGTGCTCGTCAACTACCAGGGCAAGCCGCGGGACGTGATGACGCTCGCCCACGAGCTCGGCCACGGCGTCCACCAGGTGCTGGCGGGTCCCAACGGCGCCCTGATGGCGCCGACGCCGCTCACGCTCGCCGAGACCGCCAGCGTGTTCGGCGAGATGCTGACCTTCCGCCGCGTGCTGGAGGCCACCACCGACCCGGTCCAGCGCCGGGCGATGCTGGCCGCCAAGGTCGAGGACATGATCAACACGGTGGTGCGCCAGATCGCGTTCTACACCTTCGAGCGCAAGGTCCACCTCGCCCGCCGCGAGGGCGAGCTGACCGCCGAGGCGATCAACGCCCTGTGGATGTCGGTGCAGGCGGAGAGCTTGGGTCCGGCGATCCGCCTCGACGAGGGCTACGAGCCGTACTGGGCCTACATCCCGCACTTCATCCACTCGCCGTTCTACGTCTACGCCTACGCCTTCGGCGACTGCCTGGTGAACTCCCTCTACGGCGTCTACCAGCGGGCGAGCGGCGATCCGGCGGCGGAGGAGGGCTTCGTCGAGCGCTACTTCGCGCTGCTGGCGGCCGGCGGCAGCCGGCCCTACGGCGAATTGCTGGCGCCGTTCGGGCTGGATGCCCGCGACCCGGCCTTCTGGCAGATCGGCCTGTCGATGATCGAGGGCATGATCGCGGAGCTGGAGGCGATGGAGGGGTGA
- a CDS encoding CorA family divalent cation transporter: protein MPPLLSDEPALPGLIWAMRFDAAGRGRLLEPGDEIPALGRFGEGFVWLHVNLNDARVPALVAEGRLGPPDLAAAAFASDPHQRVTVEDGQVGGVIADLTRDADLARDTEVPAAPERLPDAAGRLHFVLGPNSLVSGRRHPIMGPDAVREAIAEGRALPGPVALLETLIGRVAAAIGARGTLLSERLDGIEDHILDERIRDETRQLGPIRRDAVRLHRQLNGLRAVFHRLEEDGEDLPEETREAAARIAQRLDALDRDMVVLAERSRLLQEELSGLLARQSNRQLHTLSILTALFLPPTLVTGLFGMNTKGLPLAEWDDGSTVAIGIAALSAAAAFLLIRRLGLGGQKG from the coding sequence ATGCCGCCCCTCCTCAGCGACGAACCCGCCCTGCCGGGCCTGATCTGGGCGATGCGGTTCGACGCGGCGGGCCGCGGGCGGCTGCTCGAGCCGGGCGACGAGATTCCGGCGCTCGGCCGCTTCGGCGAGGGCTTCGTCTGGCTCCACGTCAACCTCAACGACGCGCGGGTGCCGGCCCTGGTGGCGGAGGGGCGCCTCGGCCCGCCGGACCTCGCGGCGGCGGCCTTCGCCAGCGACCCGCACCAGCGGGTCACGGTCGAAGACGGCCAGGTCGGCGGCGTCATCGCCGACCTCACCCGGGACGCCGACCTCGCCCGCGACACCGAGGTGCCTGCCGCTCCCGAGCGCCTGCCCGACGCCGCCGGGCGGCTGCACTTCGTGCTCGGGCCGAACTCCCTCGTCAGCGGGCGCCGGCACCCGATCATGGGACCCGACGCGGTGCGCGAGGCGATCGCCGAGGGAAGGGCGCTGCCCGGGCCGGTGGCTTTGCTCGAAACCCTGATCGGCCGAGTCGCGGCGGCGATCGGCGCCCGCGGCACGCTCCTGTCCGAGCGCCTCGACGGGATCGAGGACCACATCCTCGACGAGCGCATCCGCGACGAGACCCGCCAGCTCGGCCCGATCCGGCGCGACGCCGTGCGGCTGCACCGCCAGCTCAACGGCCTGCGGGCGGTCTTCCATCGCCTGGAGGAGGACGGCGAGGACCTGCCGGAGGAGACCCGGGAGGCGGCCGCCCGCATCGCCCAGCGCTTGGATGCGCTGGACCGCGACATGGTGGTGCTGGCCGAGCGCAGCCGGCTGCTGCAGGAGGAGCTGTCGGGGCTGCTCGCCCGCCAGTCGAACCGCCAGCTCCACACCCTGTCGATCCTGACCGCCCTGTTCCTGCCGCCGACGCTGGTCACCGGCCTGTTCGGCATGAACACCAAGGGCCTGCCGCTGGCCGAGTGGGACGACGGCTCGACAGTGGCGATCGGAATCGCGGCCCTGTCCGCCGCCGCGGCCTTCCTGCTGATCCGTCGGCTCGGGCTCGGCGGGCAGAAGGGGTGA
- a CDS encoding phosphotransferase yields the protein MSDIDLRALSRCYGRMFAGCALVVPGANRTYRLTADDAAYYLRLYRPTGRSAAEIAFEMCLLNEVRPKPGVDVARPIPTTDGTDCARVLFEGVDRVGSLFHALDGRPLADVPEDVALFGSALAQLHGALAGIEAGGARPLDPATLCAHPAASLVRIPGSEAVRHAVDRCRAEMLGDPATHDLPSGNCHGDARLANAVARDGAIGFFDFDDCGYGPYVLDLGTAAWHFLRGDPAKTAALVAALLAGYERVRPLSRAERRALPHFVKLAEIRALLFLAGFCILADGLWPRVLDQATTVLDRGVTL from the coding sequence ATGAGCGACATCGACCTCCGCGCCCTCTCCCGATGCTACGGACGCATGTTCGCCGGCTGCGCGTTGGTGGTCCCTGGCGCGAACCGAACCTATCGTCTTACCGCGGACGACGCTGCCTACTACCTGCGCCTCTACCGGCCCACCGGCCGATCCGCAGCCGAGATCGCATTCGAGATGTGCCTGCTGAACGAGGTCCGGCCGAAGCCGGGCGTCGACGTGGCGCGTCCGATCCCGACCACCGATGGTACGGATTGCGCGCGCGTGCTGTTCGAGGGCGTGGACCGTGTTGGCAGCCTGTTCCACGCCCTCGACGGTCGACCGCTCGCTGATGTCCCGGAAGACGTGGCGCTGTTCGGCTCGGCGCTGGCGCAGTTGCACGGGGCTCTCGCCGGGATCGAGGCCGGCGGTGCGCGTCCGCTCGATCCGGCAACGCTGTGCGCACACCCCGCTGCATCGCTGGTGCGCATCCCCGGCAGCGAGGCTGTGCGGCACGCCGTGGACCGATGCCGGGCGGAGATGCTGGGCGATCCTGCAACGCACGACCTGCCTTCCGGAAACTGTCACGGGGACGCCCGGCTGGCCAACGCCGTCGCTCGGGACGGCGCGATCGGCTTCTTCGACTTCGACGATTGCGGCTACGGTCCCTACGTGCTCGACCTCGGAACTGCGGCTTGGCATTTCTTGCGCGGTGATCCGGCGAAGACGGCGGCGCTCGTCGCCGCGCTCTTAGCGGGCTACGAACGCGTACGCCCGCTGTCCAGGGCGGAGCGGCGGGCCTTGCCGCATTTCGTCAAGCTGGCCGAAATCCGCGCGCTGCTGTTCCTCGCGGGGTTCTGCATCCTCGCGGACGGCCTCTGGCCACGCGTCCTCGATCAAGCGACGACCGTGCTGGATCGCGGGGTGACGCTCTGA
- a CDS encoding DMT family transporter, which produces MRPGRSAAAAYALLAFATFLWAGNAVASKVAVGLVSPQALVALRWSIALTAIAAMAGRETWAHRRTLWAHWPLILLMGGVGYTGFNALTYEAGALTSAVNLSLIEGTIPVLVLVLNFLVRGVAVRGGQILGAAITLAGVVLVASHGDLARLRALDVNRGDLLVLLACLFYAGYTIALPLRPAVPGLAFFAAMAVAAWATSVPLLVGEWAAGRVLWPGGAGWALIAFTALGPSLVAQLAYMRGVETIGPNRAGLFNNLVPAFGAILAVGLVGEPFGLVEAAALALVLGGIAVAEMSGRRKRA; this is translated from the coding sequence GTGAGGCCCGGCCGCTCGGCGGCCGCTGCCTACGCGCTGCTCGCCTTCGCGACGTTTCTCTGGGCCGGCAACGCGGTGGCGAGCAAGGTCGCGGTCGGCCTCGTCTCGCCGCAGGCGCTCGTGGCGCTCCGCTGGTCGATCGCGCTGACGGCCATCGCCGCGATGGCCGGGCGCGAGACCTGGGCCCACCGGCGCACTCTCTGGGCGCACTGGCCGCTGATCCTGCTGATGGGCGGCGTCGGCTATACCGGCTTCAATGCGCTGACCTACGAGGCGGGGGCGCTGACGAGCGCCGTCAACCTGTCGCTGATCGAGGGCACGATCCCGGTCCTGGTGCTCGTCCTGAACTTTCTCGTCCGCGGCGTCGCGGTGCGGGGCGGGCAGATCCTCGGCGCCGCCATCACGCTGGCCGGAGTGGTGCTGGTGGCCAGCCACGGCGACCTCGCGCGGCTGCGGGCGCTGGATGTCAACCGCGGCGACCTCCTGGTGCTGCTGGCCTGCCTGTTCTACGCCGGCTACACCATCGCCCTCCCCTTGCGGCCGGCGGTGCCGGGCCTCGCCTTCTTCGCCGCCATGGCGGTCGCCGCCTGGGCGACCTCGGTGCCGCTCCTCGTCGGCGAATGGGCGGCCGGCCGGGTCCTGTGGCCCGGCGGCGCCGGCTGGGCGCTGATCGCCTTCACGGCGCTCGGGCCGTCGCTCGTGGCGCAGCTCGCCTATATGCGCGGGGTCGAGACGATCGGGCCGAACCGCGCCGGGCTGTTCAACAACCTCGTGCCGGCCTTCGGGGCGATCCTGGCGGTGGGACTGGTGGGCGAGCCGTTCGGCCTCGTCGAGGCGGCGGCCCTCGCCCTGGTGCTGGGCGGGATCGCGGTGGCGGAGATGTCGGGACGGCGCAAGCGGGCGTAG
- a CDS encoding alpha/beta hydrolase, translated as MIDHALFDPAKTDPDAERLNREIIAAQAQAPDPWSMPVAEVRERRRRGSVAYPAMPRSERAETITIPGPGGPLALRVIRPQRKARGAYLHIHSGGWIWGGADEQDPWLERIAERCGFVCVSVEYRLAPEHPYPAPIDDCEAAALWLYHEGRKLFGVEALTIGGESVGAHLSVMTLLRLRDRHRLPKAFRGANLFSGLYDLGVTASARNWGDERLVLNSTDIRRFADGFVPEGVARRSPDVSPLYADLAGLPPALFSVGTRDPLLDDTLFMSMRWAAANNGGYTSVYTGGCHVFIRYPIAMTQRALELIERFLMALA; from the coding sequence ATGATCGACCACGCGCTCTTCGACCCGGCGAAAACCGATCCCGACGCCGAGCGGCTGAACCGGGAGATCATCGCCGCCCAGGCCCAGGCGCCGGACCCCTGGTCGATGCCGGTGGCCGAGGTGCGCGAGCGCCGCCGGCGCGGCAGCGTCGCCTATCCGGCGATGCCCCGCAGCGAGCGGGCCGAGACGATCACGATTCCCGGTCCCGGCGGGCCGCTGGCGCTCCGGGTGATCCGGCCGCAGCGGAAGGCCCGGGGCGCCTACCTGCACATCCATTCCGGCGGCTGGATCTGGGGCGGGGCCGACGAGCAGGATCCCTGGCTCGAGCGCATCGCCGAGCGCTGCGGCTTCGTCTGCGTCTCGGTCGAGTACCGGCTGGCGCCCGAGCACCCCTACCCGGCCCCGATCGACGATTGCGAGGCCGCCGCGCTCTGGCTCTACCACGAGGGCCGCAAGCTGTTCGGCGTCGAGGCGCTGACCATCGGCGGCGAATCGGTCGGCGCCCACTTGAGCGTCATGACGCTCCTGCGCCTGCGCGACCGCCACCGGCTGCCCAAGGCGTTTCGCGGCGCCAACCTCTTTTCCGGCCTCTACGACCTCGGCGTCACCGCGAGCGCCCGCAACTGGGGCGACGAGCGCCTCGTCCTCAACTCGACCGACATCCGCCGCTTCGCCGACGGCTTTGTGCCGGAGGGCGTCGCCCGGCGCTCGCCCGACGTGTCGCCGCTCTACGCCGACCTCGCCGGCCTGCCCCCGGCGCTGTTCTCGGTCGGCACCCGCGATCCGCTCCTCGACGATACCCTGTTCATGTCGATGCGCTGGGCCGCGGCCAACAACGGCGGCTACACCTCGGTCTATACCGGCGGCTGCCACGTCTTCATCCGCTATCCCATCGCCATGACCCAGCGGGCCCTGGAGCTGATCGAGCGTTTCCTGATGGCGCTGGCGTGA
- a CDS encoding DUF6460 domain-containing protein: MSEQRFHRPFGGQGAGPQGGPQFGQEPYESGYRQDRRSALHRFLGGSPGAVLVRLVFLSLLVGAGMAMMGVTPGLLFAQAYDTIHSLIALGFETFHDAGRWFVAGAVVVVPLWLLSRVFARGR, translated from the coding sequence ATGAGCGAGCAGAGATTCCACCGTCCCTTCGGCGGGCAGGGTGCGGGCCCCCAGGGCGGCCCTCAATTCGGGCAGGAGCCCTACGAGTCGGGCTACCGGCAGGACCGGCGCTCGGCCCTGCACCGCTTCCTCGGCGGCTCGCCGGGGGCGGTGCTGGTGCGGCTGGTGTTCCTGTCGCTCCTCGTCGGCGCCGGCATGGCGATGATGGGGGTCACGCCCGGGCTGCTGTTCGCCCAGGCCTACGACACGATCCACTCGCTGATCGCGCTCGGCTTCGAGACCTTCCACGATGCCGGCCGCTGGTTCGTCGCCGGCGCGGTGGTGGTGGTGCCGCTCTGGCTCCTGTCCCGCGTCTTCGCCCGCGGCCGCTGA